In the Arachis ipaensis cultivar K30076 chromosome B04, Araip1.1, whole genome shotgun sequence genome, GGTGAGCGCTGGTTGTTGTTGACACGGAAGGTGTCTTAACGACTTCCTGGATTAACGATTTGTTGCCGTGTCcgggtttggtactggctagctTGGAGAGTAGATCTGCTCTGGCATTTCGTGCCGTATGGTGACGTGTTCGAATCCTTCTCTTAGTTCGTTTACCTTGgcgaggtattgttggagtaggggGTCTCGTGTttggtagtctccgttaatttGGGAACTGACTACTTATGAATCGGTATTCACTTCTAGGACCTTTGCTCCGACTTCCTGGGCTAAGGAAAGGCCTGCCAagagggcctcgtattctgcttggttgtttgatacCGGGAATTCGTATCGTACCGATTGTTCGATCGTGATTCCGTCTTGATTTTCGAGTATGACTCCGGCGCCTCCATAGGTGGAGTTTGATGAGCCGTCGACATGTAGTTTCCATGAATCGGGGGTGAGCTTTCCCGGGGTCATctcggcgatgaagtcggccatagCTTGTGCTTTGATCGCATTCTGGGGTTCGAATTTGATCTGGAATTGAGATAGTTCGATGGACCACGCTAGCATTCTTCCGGCTAGGTCGGGTTTCTGCAACACCTGTTTGACCGCTTGGTCGGTTCGAACCGTTATGGGgtgagcttggaagtattgtCGTAGGCGTCGGGAGGCTGTAAGGAGTGTGAAAGCTAGCTTTTCTAAGCGTGAGTAGCGGGCTTCCGCGTCCTGTaggactttgcttatgaagtatatGGGTTTTTGTTCCTTTTTCTCGTTTTCACGGACGAGTGCTGCTGCGAGTGCCtcttccgttatggagaggtataaGTAAAGTGTTTCCCCTGTCTGGGGTTTGGCGAGGATTGGTGGTTCCGCTAGGACCCTCTTGAAGTGTTGGAATGCTTCTTCACATTCCGTCTCCCACTTGAAGGGGGCTTCttttttcattagtttgaagAAGGGGGTCGCTTTTTGGGCTGAAGCCCCGAGAAAGCGTGACAGTGCCGTTAGTCGACCGGTAAGCCTTTGGATGTCTTTGAGGTTTTTGGGGCTCGTCATTTCGAGGACGGCGCGACATTTCTCTGGGTTTGCTTCAACTCCGCGTTGCGTGATCATGAAGCCGAGGAACTTCCCTGCCTCCATTCCGAAGGCACATTTTGCCGGGTTGAGTCGCATTTGGTGCTTtcgtagggtgttcattatgaCTTTGAGGTCGTCGGTTAGTTGTTCGCCGGATTCGGTTttggcgagcatgtcgtctatgtaaaCTTCTAATTTGTTACCGGATAAGTCTCGGAATATCTTGTTAACCAGTCTTTGGTAGAGCCGTCGTCGGTTCTGAATTTCATgaggaggtatttggtaaagataaCTGCGGAGAAGTCGTTGATTGTTTTCCTTCCGAGAATCACGTTATAGGctgtggagtcttttaggactaCGAATTCAGATAGAATTATCTTTTTTTGGCTGCTCGTTCCTATGGTGATGGGAAGTGTGATTGAGCCGTCtggtttgaggaagttgtctccgagtctCGTGACGCCGTGgcggtgtgtttggaggttgtcGTTACGGAGTCCGAGTTTATCGAAGGCTCCCCGAAAAAggatgtttgagtctgccccgGTGTCTACCAGTATTCTTCGTACGAGTCCTGTTCCGATTCTAGCGGAGATGACGAAAGGGGCGTCCTCGGCTGAGGTGCCGTGTTGGCAGTCCTCTGGTAAGAACGTTATCGTATTGTCGGCCGCGGAGATTGGGACTTGGTTCCTTACAGCCATTATCTTGAGGTCTTTCTTCATTGTTAGTTTTGACTTGCTTGATACGTCTTTGCCTgtgatgacgtttactatgaTGGTTGGATCTTCCTCTGGGCTTTCCCTCGAGGGTTGCTTTTGGGTTCTCGGGTTACGTCCTTCCCTCTCCGACGACCTGTCTCTCTCCGCGCGTctcggttctctgatgattttggcgaattctgggagtttgccgtctcgtatggcttgttcaatggtgtctttaaggtcgaaacaatcttgtgttctgtgaccgtaacctcggtggtattcgcagtaaAGGGTCTTGTTGCCTCCTGTCCTTTCTTTGAGTTGCCGTGCTTTCGGAATGATGCCtcgatctgctatttggtggtatacgTCGGTGATTGGTGCTGTCAGGGGCGTGTAGTTTGAGAATTTGCCTATTCTCGGTGGTCGGCTGGTCGGCCTGGGGTGGTCCCGTTGATTCTCTTTGAGTGTTGGGTTTTGGTGAGAAGCCGAGTTGCCGCGCTGGGCGTTGCCGtgctgccgtttgttggcagcaacgacctggctgacttcttcgtcgttgatgtaatctttggcgacgttctggatctcatgcatggtccataccggtttggtggtgaggtgtttgcgaaaatcttcgttcatTAGCCCATTGGTCAGGCaaaggcttgcgacggaatccgtgagtccgtcgaccgttaggcattcgtcgttgaagcggtcgaggtattttcttgtggattcttcttgtttttgcgtgacccctagtaagctgatggggtgtttggctttggtgatcctagtagtgaactgggccatgaactttcgtgTAATATCGTGGAAGCTGGCTATggatccgtttgggagggcgGGAGGGCGTTTGATCGCTGGCCCGGcgagggttaccgggaaggctctgcatcggaccgcgtcggccgctccttctaggttcattctgGCATTCTGGCCCNNNNNNNNNNNNNNNNNNNNNNNNNNNNNNNNNNNNNNNNNNNNNNNNNNNNNNNNNNNNNNNNNNNNNNNNNNNNNNNNNNNNNNNNNNNNNNNNNNNNNNNNNNNNNNNNNNNNNNNNNNNNNNNNNNNNNNNNNNNNNNNNNNNNNNNNNNNNNNNNNNNNNNNNNNNNNNNNNNNNNNNNNNNNNNNNNNNNNNNNNNNNNNNNNNNNNNNNNNNNNNNNNNNNNNNNNNNNNNNNNNNNNNNNNNNNNNNNNNNNNNNNNNNNNNNNNNNNNNNNNNNNNNNNNNNNNNNNNNNNNNNNNNNNNNNNNNNNNNNNNNNNNNNNNNNNNNNNNNNNNNNNNNNNNNNNNNNNNNNNNNNNNNNNNNNNNNNNNNNNNNNNNNNNNNNNNNNNNNNNNNNNNNNNNNNNNNNNNNNNNNNNNNNNNNNNNNNNNNNNNNNNNNNNNNNNNNNNNNNNNNNNNNNNNNNNNNNNNNNNNNNNNNNNNNNNNNNNNNNNNNNNNNNNNNNNNNNNNNNNNNNNNNNNNNNNNNNNNNNNNNNNNNNNNNNNNNNNNNNNNNNNNNNNNNNNNNNNNNNNNNNNNNNNNNNNNNNNNNNNNNNNNNNNNNNNNNNNNNNNNNNNNNNNNNNNNNNNNNNNNNNNNNNNNNNNNNNNNNNNNNNNNNNNNNNNNNNNNNNNNNNNNNNNNNNNNNNNNNNNNNNNNNNNNNNNNNNNNNNNNNNNNNNNNNNNNNNNNNNNNNNNNNNNNNNNNNNNNNNNNNNNNNNNNNNNNNNNNNNNNNNNNNNNNNNNNNNNNNNNNNNNNNNNNNNNNNNNNNNNNNNNNNNNNNNNNNNNNNNNNNNNNNNNNNNNNNNNNNNNNNNNNNNNNNNNNNNNNNNNNNNNNNNNNNNNNNNNNNNNNNNNNNNNNNNNNNNNNNNNNNNNNNNNNNNNNNNNNNNNNNNNNNNNNNNNNNNNNNNNNNNNNNNNNNNNNNNNNNNNNNNNNNNNNNNNNNNNNNNNNNNNNNNNNNNNNNNNNNNNNNNNNNNNNNNNNNNNNNNNNNNNNNNNNNNNNNNNNNNNNNNNNNNNNNNNNNNNNNNNNNNNNNNNNNNNNNNNNNNNNNNNNNNNNNNNNNNNNNNNNNNNNNNNNNNNNNNNNNNNNNNNNNNNNNNNNNNNNNNNNNNNNNNNNNNNNNNNNNNNNNNNNNNNNNNNNNNNNNNNNNNNNNNNNNNNNNNNNNNNNNNNNNNNNNNNNNNNNNNNNNNNNNNNNNNNNNNNNNNNNNNNNNNNNNNNNNNNNNNNNNNNNNNNNNNNNNNNNNNNNNNNNNNNNNNNNNNNNNNNNNNNNNNNNNNNNNNNNNNNNNNNNNNNNNNNNNNNNNNNNNNNNNNNNNNNNNNNNNNNNNNNNNNNNNNNNNNNNNNNNNNNNNNNNNNNNNNNNNNNNNNNNNNNNNNNNNNNNNNNNNNNNNNNNNNNNNNNNNNNNNNNNNNNNNNNNNNNNNNNNNNNNNNNNNNNNNNNNNNNNNNNNNNNNNNNNNNNNNNNNNNNNNNNNNNNNNNNNNNNNNNNNNNNNNNNNNNNNNNNNNNNNNNNNNNNNNNNNNNNNNNNNNNNNNNNNNNNNNNNNNNNNNNNNNNNNNNNNNNNNNNNNNNNNNNNNNNNNNNNNNNNNNNNNNNNNNNNNNNNNNNNNNNNNNNNNNNNNNNNNNNNNNNNNNNNNNNNNNNNNNNNNNNNNNNNNNNNNNNNNNNNNNNNNNNNNNNNNNNNNNNNNNNNNNNNNNNNNNNNNNNNNNNNNNNNNNNNNNNNNNNNNNNNNNNNNNNNNNNNNNNNNNNNNNNNNNNNNNNNNNNNNNNNNNNNNNNNNNNNNNNNNNNNNNNNNNNNNNNNNNNNNNNNNNNNNNNNNNNNNNNNNNNNNNNNNNNNNNNNNNNNNNNNNNNNNNNNNNNNNNNNNNNNNNNNNNNNNNNNNNNNNNNNNNNNNNNNNNNNNNNNNNNNNNNNNNNNNNNNNNNNNNNNNNNNNNNNNNNNNNNNNNNNNNNNNNNNNNNNNNNNNNNNNNNNNNNNNNNNNNNNNNNNNNNNNNNNNNNNNNNNNNNNNNNNNNNNNNNNNNNNNNNNNNNNNNNNNNNNNNNNNNNNNNNNNNNNNNNNNNNNNNNNNNNNNNNNNNNNNNNNNNNNNNNNNNNNNNNNNNNNNNNNNNNNNNNNNNNNNNNNNNNNNNNNNNNNNNNNNNNNNNNNNNNNNNNNNNNNNNNNNNNNNNNNNNNNNNNNNNNNNNNNNNNNNNNNNNNNNNNNNNNNNNNNNNNNNNNNNNNNNNNNNNNNNNNNNNNNNNNNNNNNNNNNNNNNNNNNNNNNNNNNNNNNNNNNNNNNNNNNNNNNNNNNNNNNNNNNNNNNNNNNNNNNNNNNNNNNNNNNNNNNNNNNNNNNNNNNNNNNNNNNNNNNNNNNNNNNNNNNNNNNNNNNNNNNNNNNNNNNNNNNNNNNNNNNNNNNNNNNNNNNNNNNNNNNNNNNNNNNNNNNNNNNNNNNNNNNNNNNNNNNNNNNNNNNNNNNNNNNNNNNNNNNNNNNNNNNNNNNNNNNNNNNNNNNNNNNNNNNNNNNNNNNNNNNNNNNNNNNNNNNNNNNNNNNNNNNNNNNNNNNNNNNNNNNNNNNNNNNNNNNNNNNNTTGTTGGCGgcgacgacctggctgacttcttcgtcgttgATGTAGTCTTTGGCGACGTTCTAGATTTCGTGCATGGTCCATACCGgtctggtggtgaggtgtttgtgAAAATCTTCGTTCATTAGCCCATTGGTCAGGCaaaggcttgcgacggaatccgtgagtccgtcgaccgttaggcattcgtcgttgaagcggtcgaggtattttcttgtggattcttcttgtttttgcgtgacccctagtaagctgatggggtgtttggctttggtgatcctagtagtgaactgggccatgaactttcgtgTAATATCGTGGAAGCTGGCTATGGATCCGttcgggagggcgttgaaccatttgatcgctGGCCCGGcgagggttaccgggaaggctctgcatcggaccgcgtcggccgctccttctaggttcattctggcctcaaaAGCCGTTAGGTGTTCTTGGGGATCCTTAGTTCCATCGTATTTCATATCGGTAGGTTTGTCGAAGCCTTTGGGGAGTTTTGCCCTCAGGATTCTTTCTGTGAAGGGTGTAGCTCCCATTATTATATGGTCGTTTCTCGTGCGTTTGGTGTTTCGGTTCCTCCGATCTTCGTCTGAGTAGTGTTGATAACTCAGATCTTGAGAAGCGCTGCGGTTATGTTTCTTGTTGTATCGCCGTTCTGGCGATTTCTCGTGTCTGTGATCGCGTGTTGAGCTGCGACCGTCTCTTCTGTCGTGTCGTCGGGTTGGCGACCTTCCGCGGCGAGATCTTGATCTGGAGGTTGCATGGCTTCCGTGCTCGTTGTTGTGTTTTCCTTTATCAGTTATCTTGCCTTCAAGTTCTTGGACTCGGAGGCAGAGATCCTGGATGATCTGCGCTGCTTTGTCGCTGGCTTTTTCAGGATGTCGTCGGTCCGTGATGTCGTGATCGTTCGCGTTTTGAATAGTGCTTGCTATTCTCGCTTGGTTCGTTACTTCACGGTGCTCGGGGGTTGGGTTAATTGGTTGAGAGTCATCCTGGCTTGAGGGGGTTTCCTCCAGGACGTCCCCCATTGGGTCCAGCTGGCGCAggttccccacagacggcgccaatgtacgagaAGTCTCTGGTACGGtttgaagggtggatcgggaacccGCGGACGGAACTGGAGCCGGGTCGCTTGACTGGAACGatgggggggtggtacctgcaaagacactccgacgcccaagtcagaatggatctaagaggtagaaagtgtgtggaatgaatgaatacctggggggacctgggtcctcttatttatagatgaatatcttatcttatcttatttggttaaGATAAGAGAGAGATATTTGGATTAGAGGTTTTGGAGGGCCGGTGTTTGGGCCTTCGTGTTGAGGCGGGTCGTCCCCGGATAACCGGGTATGCGGGatccgtgggtcggatccgtaacatgaattttattattttaatttaaggaTAGTTAAACATTTAGTTATTTACTTTGTccattaaaaaaatagaaaataaaactctaaaattaaatataatggaaaaaaaaatatacatgaaAGACGTGTTACTAGTGGAATTTAGTCTTGGAAagtgtttttactttttaacCTAAACGAAAGTAAATGCGGAGAGAAATTAGGATTAAAAAAAAAGCATTTTTATAACtatcaaaattatttatttggttCAATCTCTTTCGTTAAGTCAttagaaaatttttaataataataaatttttttaaataaaaataggggCAAAAAACTAAAATAAGCCAAGAGAAGTTGCAAATTACCTAAATAAGCCAAAGTGAAATTTGTTTCAGCAATGAGCCAAaccatatatttatataattcgaaccaatgtGGTTCGAACTCGAATCAttaataattcgaaccagcttggttcgaattacacacatattaaaaaaatttattaaaaaatattcatgaactattaaaaatggacagaaaagtattgtatggaattcgaattgatagctcattaatattttaaagaagtatcgtaattaaatattttgttagttttttttaacgtatgaaataaaaatatatatattttttaatttttaaattattaattttttaataaattttttttaataaattattaattttttaacagcataattcgaattataccataAATTATTGTGTGTGTAATTcaaaccaagctggttcgaattagtgtgtgcgtgtgtttgtgtgtaattcgaaccaagctggttcgaattatgtgtgtgcgtgtatttgtgtgtaattcgaaccaagctggtttgAATTATTAATGATTCGAGTTCGAACCACATTGcttcgaattatataaatattagttTGGCTCATTGCTGAAACGAATTTCACTTTGGCTTATTTAGGTAATTTGCAACTTCTCTTGGCTTATTCTAGTTTTTTGCCCTAAAAATAGattcattcaatttttttaactattttgtcaatggtaattttttattatttaatattttttgtcttacttaaaaaatatataattattgatTAGAGATTATattttacaaaataattaaagaaaaaaatggagAGAATAGGAATGAATCCATTCCCTTCTCAAATACATACAACACAATTATCAATTTTTCATTACAAAAATGGTGGGCTCATTGTTATCTGGTTATCCCGGCTGCAGAACCAATGCTAATTTCATTGCAATCTAATCAAGTAAAATTTGACATGAATATAGTGTTTCAGCTCCTACATAGCCTTCAGATTGCAAGCATCTAATTTCGTTTCCAATAGCAACAGCTACTACAAAAATACCATTTTGTCCCACTAATTTTCTCTTATCTTGTGCATTGAGAGCCTGTTAGGTTTAAGCTGTTTATGTTTCCATATGGTATGGTCATTTTGACTTTAATTCTTTAACCATGAGGATTTGATAGCAACAGAAAAGACCTTAAAATGTAAATATAAGAAAGCATACGTTCCAGGCAAATTCCGTTTCCATTTCCATTTGTTGACTTTGTGGAACGCGTTACGCGAAGAAAAAGAGATGCAATTATAATGAAAACATATGAATCGAAGCAGCAGAGTAGGTGGGTACAGAGAACCAAACTAGTGATTATTTGATAAGTATCTGTATATTTCCCCCATTATTTCTATCACTGATTTCACAAAGCGGAATGTGAGAGTCCCAATAGATCAGAATAGAAATAATCGTTAATCTCATCTATCTGTCTAGTGTCTCAGATTGGAATAATGGTCCTCAAATGTTTATGCTTTGGTGATTCAAAGAAGGAGAAAAATTATTCGACAGTAATAGAAGAGCTATGCCATCGATTTTCCTTTGAAGATCTTAGAAAATCAACCAACAACTTTGACGATAAACTAGTAATTGGGTGGTCACCCTTTGGTGATAAGGTATACAAAGGTTGTCTCAAACATAATGATGCTGCAACTGATCATACCATTACATTGAAGGTGATGGTGCCTCAATACCCCATCCAAGGTTCACTTGAATTCAAGAAGGAAATTGAGTATGAGTACATGGCCAATGGATCACTTGGTGATTACTTGAGAGATAGGAATAGGAATAACCAACCACTTTCATGGAAGAAAAGACTAGACATCTGCATTGGAGTAGCACGTGCTCTACACTACCTTCACTCAGGAGCCAAGCTTGCTATCATTCATCCTGATATAAATCCAAGTAATATTCTTTTGGATAAGAATATGATGCCCAAACTTACAAATTTTGGGATATCATTGCAGGGAGGGCTCTCTACATTGAAGCCAAAGCAAATCAAAGTAGATATGATTGTAGGTACATCTGCATTGATGGCTCCGGAGTATGCTATACACGGTATTGTTACTGATAAATGTGATGTTTACTCCTTTGGTTTGGTTCTACTACACATGGTAGGCCATAATGTGTTAAACTACTTAATTCAATAGGAAGAGCACAGTCTTGAGGAGACAATGGATCCAATTCTGAAAGGAAAGATTGCGCCAGAATGTTGGCAAGTATTCACTAGTGTCATACAAAGTTGCTTGGAGTACGAAGCAGATAAGCGACCAACAATGGGGGAAGTAGAGGTATTGCTTGAGCATGCTCTCTCATTGCAGCAACAAGCTGATATTATAAGGAATGTTGGTCGCTATACCTTATCATCCACTACCCCTTGTTATTGTCGAGAGCGATATAATGATCATGAATCACTACCCAGATAGTGCTGGATC is a window encoding:
- the LOC107637356 gene encoding receptor-like protein kinase ANXUR2, translating into MVLKCLCFGDSKKEKNYSTVIEELCHRFSFEDLRKSTNNFDDKLVIGWSPFGDKVYKGCLKHNDAATDHTITLKVMVPQYPIQGSLEFKKEIEYEYMANGSLGDYLRDRNRNNQPLSWKKRLDICIGVARALHYLHSGAKLAIIHPDINPSNILLDKNMMPKLTNFGISLQGGLSTLKPKQIKVDMIVGTSALMAPEYAIHEHSLEETMDPILKGKIAPECWQVFTSVIQSCLEYEADKRPTMGEVEVLLEHALSLQQQADIIRNVGRYTLSSTTPCYCRERYNDHESLPR